Proteins found in one Lepeophtheirus salmonis chromosome 9, UVic_Lsal_1.4, whole genome shotgun sequence genomic segment:
- the LOC121124819 gene encoding uncharacterized protein has product MKFVNSFEAKFCYLLWGIFSLEIRGEDRLFGAKNKSSYVHHHSNMKNTSVVDDKLVQLLKDISESLKETDFSAKSLTEDLSKISTDDLQSIIIEQERRIALLENTVQEKCEGAASSYKYSDEQFRKLETRILNLEFLLEETADSKSILNKRKPRNFIGSYSNRVLSGDRDQYMNVAFDAYRNEPFYRPQSYINYDGTNVNIGRGLNPHTGIFVAPLPGIYLFSFHALTKDGQPSYVKLNHNGRNVAGSYRRHEVEMPEGMPDYKDRLENSKAEGMLSQTVLLNLEKGDEVGVFAYHGNIRDGGWHYTHFVGVRIH; this is encoded by the exons atgaaatttgtaaACTCTTTTGAAGcaaagttttgttatttattatgggGCATATTTTCCTTGGAGATCAGAGGAGAGGATCGTTTATTTGGAGCTAAAAATAAATCCTCATATGTCCATCATCATAGCAACATGAAGAACACTAGTGTAGTGGATGATAAATTAGTTCAACTACTAAAAGATATTTCAGAGTCTTTAAAAGAGACGGACTTTTCAGCAAAAAGTCTT acagAAGATTTGTCCAAAATCAGCACAGATGATCTCCAATCCATCATTATCGAACAGGAGAGAAGGATTGCCTTACTAGAAAACACAGTGcaagaaa AATGTGAAGGTGCTGCAagttcatataaatattcagATGAACAATTTCGAAAACTTGAGACTCGTATTCTAAACCTGGAATTTCTTCTTGAAGAAACAGCAGACTCCAAgtctattttgaataaaaggaaACCTCGTAACTTTATCGGAAGTTACTCAAATCGGGTTCTCTCAGGGGATCGGGATCAGTACATGAATGTAGCCTTTGATGCTTATCGGAATGAGCCATTTTATCGCCCTCAAAGCTACATTAATTACGATGGTACGAATGTTAATATTGGACGAGGATTAAATCCACATACGGGGATATTTGTAGCTCCTCTCCCGGGTATTTATCTCTTTTCCTTTCATGCCCTTACAAAGGACGGACAGCCTTCCTATGTCAAACTTAATCACAATGGTAGAAACGTGGCTGGTTCCTATCGACGACATGAGGTAGAAATGCCAGAAGGGATGCCAGACTATaaagat AGACTCGAGAACTCGAAAGCAGAGGGAATGCTGAGTCAAACTGTGCTCCTCAATTTGGAAAAGGGGGATGAAGTAGGAGTGTTTGCCTATCATGGAAATATCCGTGATGGCGGATGGCATTATACTCATTTTGTTGGAGTTCGAATACACTGA
- the LOC121124818 gene encoding uncharacterized protein, producing MKLEIGSGGGGVGVLTSATHQISKNISSSSYSRSREGAKPRGASPVIKNGFSGSIFQRKIAKKAEMDQSEGSRNGLKKTTDNDIASDYFKSTYGANEEVKDLKENPSVVANGSEGVTRRRRSVSKSTNTPDREKSIEPQSCKDSPSRYSSFSYLNLLPPDGSFPHRTQPIGDSITKSRRNSEVGDSGPLKEFTNVTNNSNFMVRSNPIGLAEPSNKKDGYAVGKDGSLYRSSENLYISSTRDSSKERSSSISLRENGSGNWKERRSSWSTTVSTGIGLGRGLIETGKPAKSIFMPFGSTKGVIKSYLQKHMNKNKSEQSSNTSLNTTSMTINKKKPDSIERKKEESLDIQKGIEEIRSLTKSHSCSSSSYTIKMTSSSNFNSSSERKSRKSEFEDKKQQQSHSSTKVGMAFKELDVSLKAIPSKDDVQTVTLPTNKRRTLSLNRKSINELPEDNVTISLPGSRRTSRNPSIERKPLRKDSSVEIFRGSYDIKVGVERNSSKVKEISSDVVLMKGNCQENESAHAVLHLDQKACKKVANLDSGSKNQKIISMKSIKDETKIFKKDESTKIEKDEFKKSESTETEIESSSNISHNSESNVTRSIHQSMESENTINMESHRSETCSQTLTTTISSTLQQSSTTTENETKHTLTNNCEGVGHALKGLDVALEALAKERNAAVHSDFKALKGRKMSAGAKSCSNNNNSSKGGSVLNITVSLPASRRGSRCPSTDRNGTASRSRRNSMDLYSAEYKMKLSKDGKSTLEQKSVCHIKVDEKNKDDLNLCGRCHNMNHFTARCTEFGNLKCPRCLEWDHWEDTCPTALISTDCSICDKCGANGHVGIIHSATDFNQRRCIVDMLGWVSFQEWFYEFNFRSWWQLNGYVGVPLYKIYKRNTEWRLEPKVETDKKPPSSSFRSEHSTRAKGGYVLSRDDSIDELMKCVYTPRKRVNISTHENDSGRSTPEYLKKYPGSTKTPDDASDSESSIKPTRRRRTFSETLSMLDDDILAELDIK from the exons ATGAAACTAGAAATAGGAAGTGGAGGTGGTGGCGTTGGAGTCCTAACCTCCGCCACTCATCAAATCAGTAAGAATATATCTTCATCATCCTACTCCAGATCCAGAGAGGGAGCCAAGCCACGAGGAGCATCTCCCGTCATAAAGAATGGATTTAGTGGAAGCATTTTCCAAAGAAAGATTGCTAAAAAGGCGGAGATGGATCAGTCAGAGGGTAGTAGGAATGGTCTTAAAAAGACCACTGACAATGACATTGCCAGTGACTATTTTAAAAGCACATATGGGGCAAATGAAGAAGTAAAGGATTTGAAGGAGAATCCCTCAGTAGTTGCTAATGGAAGCGAGGGAGTAACGCGACGAAGGAGATCCGTATCCAAATCCACGAACACTCCTg ATCGTGAGAAATCTATTGAACCTCAATCCTGCAAGGACTCTCCAAGCCGTTACTCCAGCTTCTCCTACCTAAATCTCCTTCCCCCGGATGGAAGCTTTCCTCATCGGACTCAGCCCATAGGAGACTCTATCACAAAGTCCCGTAGAAACTCAGAAGTGGGTGACTCTGGACCTTTAAAAGAATTCACTAACGTGACAAATAATAGCAATTTTATGGTTCGTAGTAATCCTATTGGATTGGCTGAGCCTTCCAACAAAAAAGATGGATATGCAGTAGGAAAGGATGGATCCCTTTATAGAAGCTCTGAGAATTTATACATTTCTTCTACCCGAGATTCTAGTAAAGAACGATCCTCTTCTATTTCACTAAGAGAAAATGGAAGTGGTAATTGGAAAGAGAGGAGATCGTCATGGAGTACAACTGTGTCGACGGGTATTGGACTTGGTAGGGGGTTAATTGAAACAGGAAAGCCGGCAAAAAGCATATTTATGCCCTTTGGCTCAACCAAGGGCGTTATTAAGAGCTATTTACAAAAgcatatgaacaaaaataagagCGAACAGAGTAGTAATACCTCTTTGAATACCACATCAATGACAATTAACAAGAAGAAACCAGATTCGATTGaaagaaagaaggaagaaaGTTTGGACATCCAGAAAGGAATTGAGGAAATTCGTTCACTTACTAAGTCTCATTCGTGCTCTTCTTCCTCCTACACCATAAAAATGACTAGTAGTAGTAACTTCAATAGCTCCTCAGAGCGAAAATCGAGAAAAAGCGAGTTTGAAGACAAGAAACAGCAACAGAGCCATTCATCAACCAAGGTTGGAATGGCTTTTAAGGAATTGGACGTCTCTCTCAAAGCCATTCCATCTAAAGATGACGTACAAACAGTCACACTACCCACTAATAAACGTCGAACCCTTAGTTTGAATAGGAAGTCGATAAACGAATTGCCTGAGGATAATGTTACCATTTCTCTTCCTGGGTCACGCAGAACCAGCAGGAATCCTAGTATTGAACGAAAACCTTTACGCAAGGACTCGAGTGTTGAGATATTTCGGGGATCTTATGATATAAAAGTTGGAGTAGAGAGAAATAGTAGCAAAGTGAAGGAAATTTCAAGTGATGTTGTTCTCATGAAAGGAAATTGTCAAGAAAATGAATCTGCTCACGCCGTCCTCCATCTTGATCAAAAAGCGTGCAAAAAAGTTGCAAATCTCGATAGCGGTTCaaagaaccaaaaaattatatcgatGAAATCCATAAAAGATGAAACCAAGATATTTAAAAAGGATGAATCTACAAAAATCGAAAAAGATGAATTCAAAAAGAGTGAGTCCACAGAAACCGAAATTGAATCTTCCAGCAACATTTCCCATAATTCAGAGTCCAATGTGACAAGAAGTATTCATCAATCCATGGAAAGTGAGAATACAATCAATATGGAGAGTCACAGATCTGAGACCTGCTCTCAAACACTTACAACTACAATTTCCTCTACTCTGCAACAAAGCTCGACCACAACAGAAAATGAAACGAAACACACATTGACAAACAACTGCGAAGGCGTGGGTCATGCATTGAAAGGCTTGGATGTTGCATTGGAAGCTCTAGCCAAGGAAAGAAATGCTGCCGTTCACTCTGATTTCAAAGCATTGAAGGGTAGAAAGATGAGTGCTGGAGCCAAAAGTTGcagtaacaataataatagcTCCAAAGGAGGCAGTGTCCTAAATATCACTGTAAGTCTTCCTGCTTCTCGTAGAGGAAGTCGATGTCCATCAACGGACAGAAATGGAACTGCATCACGGAGTCGAAGAAACAGCATGGACTTGTACTCTGCTGAATACAAAATGAAGCTTAGTAAGGACGGAAAGAGCACACTAGAACAAAAATCCGTTTGCCACATCAAAGTGGATGAAAAGAACAAGGATGACTTAAATCTCTGTGGCAGGTGTCATAATATGAATCATTTTACTGCTCGGTGCACAGAGTTCGGTAATCTAAAATGCCCTCGTTGCCTTGAGTGGGATCATTGGGAAGATACTTGCCCTACAGCTTTGATTTCTACGGATTGTTCTATTTGTGATAAATGTGGAGCTAATGGACATGTGGGTATCATTCATAGTGCCACTGACTTCAATCAACGTCGATGTATCGTAGATATGTTGGGATGGGTGTCATTTCAAGAGTGGTTCTATGAATTCAATTTTAGATCTTGGTGGCAATTAAATGGATATGTGGGTGTTCCTCTCTACAAAATATACAAGAGAAATACCGAATGGAGGTTAGAGCCAAAAGTCGAAACAGATAAGAAACCTCCTTCTAGCTCTTTTCGAAGTGAACACTCAACAAGAGCCAAAGGAGGGTATGTTCTGAGTAGAGATGACTCCATTGATGAACTCATGAAATGTGTATACACTCCTCGTAAAAGAGTGAATATCTCAACACACGAAAACGATTCCGGGAGGTCAACTCCTGagtatttgaagaaatatcCAGGATCTACAAAAACACCTGATGATGCTTCTGATTCAGAGTCCTCTATTAAGCCCACGAGGCGAAGAAGAACCTTTTCTGAAACACTTAGTATGCTAGACGATGATATTCTGGCTGAACTTGATATCAAGTAA